A single Cucumis melo cultivar AY chromosome 4, USDA_Cmelo_AY_1.0, whole genome shotgun sequence DNA region contains:
- the LOC103503537 gene encoding AT-hook motif nuclear-localized protein 13-like isoform X2 has product MDSLDTPPPPLSAPSNMAIGGQTAYSPANNNASSTIALNQPSAQMIPPSSRFPFNHPVIPPSSVPLDSLNVSPYDGSHSANFNVDSGKKRRGRPRKYAPDANNIALGLAPTPTVGSSVPHGDLSATPDSEQPARKTRGRPPGSGKKQSNSIGSGGTGFTPHVLLAKPGEDVAAKILSFSQQGPRTVFILSANGTLSNATLRHSASSGGSVSYEGHYDIISLSGSFLLSENNGTRSRTGGLSVLLAGSNGQVLGGGVAGMLMASSQVQVIVGSFLEDDKKSNTSMLNSGTSSAPSQMINFGGGGGGGLAAAAASPPSLGGSSGESSGENGDSPLNNRHPGMFNNSSQPIHNIQMYQLWAGQTQQ; this is encoded by the exons ATGGATTCACTTGATACTCCACCTCCTCCACTTTCCGCACCTTCCAACATGGCCATCGGAGGACAAACCGCGTATTCACCCGCCAACAACAATGCCTCCTCCACCATTGCTCTCAATCAACCTTCAGCTCAAATGATCCCGCCTTCATCCCGATTTCCCTTTAACCACCCTGTGATCCCACCTTCATCCGTACCTTTGGATTCTCTAAACGTTTCTCCTTACGACGGATCGCATTCCGCTAATTTCAACGTTGATTCCGGTAAGAAAAGGAGAGGCCGACCCAGGAAGTACGCTCCTGATGCTAACAACATTGCCTTGGGTTTGGCTCCTACACCCACTGTTGGGTCTTCTGTTCCTCATGGAGATTTGAGCGCTACTCCTGATTCGGAACAACCCGCCAGGAAAACCAGAGGAAGGCCACCGGGGTCCGGAAAGAAGCAATCCAATTCCATTG GTTCGGGTGGAACTGGTTTTACTCCTCATGTCTTATTGGCAAAGCCTGGAGAG GATGTAGCAGCCAAAATTTTGTCCTTCTCACAGCAAGGACCACGAACTGTCTTCATTCTCTCTGCAAATGGTACTCTCAGTAATGCTACCCTTCGACACTCGGCATCGTCTGGTGGTTCTGTGTCATATGAG GGGCACTATGACATTATCTCTCTGTCAGGCTCGTTTTTACTGTCGGAGAATAATGGAACTCGAAGTAGAACAGGTGGTTTGAGTGTGCTACTGGCTGGATCAAATGGACAGGTTCTTGGTGGTGGAGTTGCGGGAATGTTAATGGCAAGTTCTCAAGTACAG GTGATTGTGGGAAGTTTTCTAGAGGATGATAAAAAATCCAACACAAGTATGCTGAACTCTGGAACTTCATCTGCACCATCACAAATGATAAACTtcggtggtggtggtggtggtgggcTAGCAGCAGCAGCAGCTAGCCCTCCGTCGTTAGGGGGATCGAGCGGGGAGTCGTCTGGTGAAAATGGAGATAGCCCTCTTAATAATAGGCATCCTGGAATGTTCAATAATTCTAGCCAGCCAATCCACAATATTCAGATGTACCAATTATGGGCAGGCCAAACACAGCAGTGA
- the LOC103503539 gene encoding mitochondrial carnitine/acylcarnitine carrier-like protein, whose amino-acid sequence MGDVAKDLAAGTTGGAALLICGHPFDTIKVKLQSQPVPLPGLRPKYSGAMDALRQTLASEGPRGLYKGMGAPLATVAAQNAVLFTVRGQLESFFRTYPGASLEVKQQVVCGAGAGIAVSLVACPTELIKCRLQAQSTLATSNSVGVAVKYGGPMDVAKHVLKSHGINGLFKGMVPTLAREVPGNAVVFGVYELLKQHFAGGRNTSNLGRGSLMVAGGVSGAAYWLAVYPTDVIKSVIQVDDFKNPKFSGSMDAFRKILALEGVQGLYKGFGPAMLRSVPANAACFLVYEITRSSLG is encoded by the exons ATGGGAGATGTGGCCAAAGATCTTGCTGCTGGAACCACTGGGGGAGCAGCTTTATTGATATGTGGACACCCATTTGATACAATTAAGGTCAAGCTCCAAAGCCAACCTGTTCCCCTTCCTGGCCTTCGTCCCAAGTATTCTGGAGCGATGGATGCTCTCAGACAAACCTTAGCTTCAGAAGGCCCAAGAGGTTTGTACAAAGGTATGGGAGCTCCGTTGGCTACAGTTGCTGCACAAAATGCCGTTCTCTTCACTGTCAGGGGACAACTAGAGTCCTTTTTTAGGACTTATCCTGGCGCCTCCCTTGAAGTTAAGCAACAAGTGGTTTGTGGGGCTGGGGCTGGCATTGCTGTCTCTCTTGTAGCTTGTCCAACTGAGTTGATTAAGTGCAG ACTACAAGCTCAGAGTACATTAGCAACATCCAATTCAGTTGGTGTGGCAGTGAAGTATGGTGGTCCAATGGATGTAGCCAAGCATGTTCTAAAATCACATGGAATAAATGGTCTTTTCAAGGGTATGGTTCCAACTTTGGCAAGAGAGGTGCCCGGGAATGCAGTGGTTTTTGGCGTATATGAACTGCTAAAACAGCACTTTGCAGGAGGTCGAAACACTTCTAATCTTGGAAGAGGGTCTCTGATGGTGGCTGGGGGTGTATCTGGAGCTGCCTACTGGCTAGCTGTGTATCCAACCGATGTGATCAAAAGTGTGATTCAAGTGGATGATTTCAAGAACCCAAAATTCTCTGGTTCTATGGATGCTTTTAGAAAAATCTTGGCCTTAGAAGGAGTTCAAGGCCTATACAAAGGTTTTGGACCTGCCATGCTTCGAAGTGTCCCAGCTAATGCAGCATGCTTCTTAGTATATGAAATCACCAGATCCAGTTTAGGCTAA
- the LOC103503538 gene encoding mitochondrial carnitine/acylcarnitine carrier-like protein: protein MGDVAKDLLAGTLGGAAQLICGHPFDTIKVKLQSQPVPLPGQRPKYSGAMDALRQTLASEGPRGLYKGMGAPLATVAAQNAVLFTVRGQLESFFRPYPGASLEVKHQVVCGAGAGVAVSLVACPTELIKCRLQAQSALATSSSVGVAVKYGGPMDVAKHVLQSHGVKGLFKGLVPTLAREVPGNAVVFGVYEMLKQHFAGGRDTSNLGRGSLMVAGGISGAAFWLAVYPTDVVKSVIQVDDFKNPKFSGSIDAFRKIMALEGVKGLYKGFGPAMARSVPANAACFLVYEITRSSLG from the exons ATGGGAGACGTGGCGAAAGATCTTCTTGCTGGGACTCTTGGGGGAGCAGCTCAATTGATATGTGGGCACCCATTTGATACAATTAAGGTCAAGCTCCAAAGCCAACCTGTTCCGCTTCCTGGCCAACGTCCCAAGTATTCTGGAGCGATGGATGCTCTCAGACAAACCTTAGCTTCAGAAGGCCCAAGAGGTTTGTACAAAGGTATGGGAGCTCCATTGGCTACAGTTGCTGCACAAAATGCTGTTCTCTTCACTGTCAGGGGACAACTAGAGTCCTTCTTTAGGCCTTATCCTGGTGCCTCCCTTGAAGTTAAGCACCAAGTAGTTTGTGGGGCTGGGGCTGGCGTTGCTGTGTCTCTTGTAGCTTGTCCAACTGAGTTGATCAAATGCAG ACTGCAAGCTCAAAGTGCACTAGCAACATCCAGTTCAGTTGGTGTGGCAGTGAAGTATGGTGGTCCGATGGATGTAGCCAAGCATGTTCTCCAATCGCATGGAGTGAAGGGTCTTTTCAAGGGTTTGGTTCCAACTTTGGCCAGAGAGGTGCCTGGGAATGCAGTGGTTTTTGGTGTATATGAAATGCTAAAACAACACTTTGCAGGAGGTCGAGACACTTCTAATCTAGGAAGAGGGTCTCTGATGGTGGCTGGTGGTATATCTGGAGCTGCCTTCTGGCTAGCTGTGTATCCAACTGATGTGGTGAAGAGTGTGATTCAAGTGGATGATTTCAAGAACCCAAAGTTCTCCGGTTCTATTGATGCTTTTAGAAAAATCATGGCTTTAGAAGGAGTTAAAGGCCTATACAAAGGTTTTGGACCTGCTATGGCACGTAGTGTCCCAGCTAATGCTGCATGCTTCTTGGTATACGAAATCACCAGATCTAGTTTAGGTTAA
- the LOC103503537 gene encoding AT-hook motif nuclear-localized protein 13-like isoform X1: protein MDSLDTPPPPLSAPSNMAIGGQTAYSPANNNASSTIALNQPSAQMIPPSSRFPFNHPVIPPSSVPLDSLNVSPYDGSHSANFNVDSGKKRRGRPRKYAPDANNIALGLAPTPTVGSSVPHGDLSATPDSEQPARKTRGRPPGSGKKQSNSIGSGGTGFTPHVLLAKPGEDVAAKILSFSQQGPRTVFILSANGTLSNATLRHSASSGGSVSYEENGKGSSNFKCSQGHYDIISLSGSFLLSENNGTRSRTGGLSVLLAGSNGQVLGGGVAGMLMASSQVQVIVGSFLEDDKKSNTSMLNSGTSSAPSQMINFGGGGGGGLAAAAASPPSLGGSSGESSGENGDSPLNNRHPGMFNNSSQPIHNIQMYQLWAGQTQQ from the exons ATGGATTCACTTGATACTCCACCTCCTCCACTTTCCGCACCTTCCAACATGGCCATCGGAGGACAAACCGCGTATTCACCCGCCAACAACAATGCCTCCTCCACCATTGCTCTCAATCAACCTTCAGCTCAAATGATCCCGCCTTCATCCCGATTTCCCTTTAACCACCCTGTGATCCCACCTTCATCCGTACCTTTGGATTCTCTAAACGTTTCTCCTTACGACGGATCGCATTCCGCTAATTTCAACGTTGATTCCGGTAAGAAAAGGAGAGGCCGACCCAGGAAGTACGCTCCTGATGCTAACAACATTGCCTTGGGTTTGGCTCCTACACCCACTGTTGGGTCTTCTGTTCCTCATGGAGATTTGAGCGCTACTCCTGATTCGGAACAACCCGCCAGGAAAACCAGAGGAAGGCCACCGGGGTCCGGAAAGAAGCAATCCAATTCCATTG GTTCGGGTGGAACTGGTTTTACTCCTCATGTCTTATTGGCAAAGCCTGGAGAG GATGTAGCAGCCAAAATTTTGTCCTTCTCACAGCAAGGACCACGAACTGTCTTCATTCTCTCTGCAAATGGTACTCTCAGTAATGCTACCCTTCGACACTCGGCATCGTCTGGTGGTTCTGTGTCATATGAG GAAAATGGAAAAGGATCGTCCAATTTCAAGTGTTCTCAG GGGCACTATGACATTATCTCTCTGTCAGGCTCGTTTTTACTGTCGGAGAATAATGGAACTCGAAGTAGAACAGGTGGTTTGAGTGTGCTACTGGCTGGATCAAATGGACAGGTTCTTGGTGGTGGAGTTGCGGGAATGTTAATGGCAAGTTCTCAAGTACAG GTGATTGTGGGAAGTTTTCTAGAGGATGATAAAAAATCCAACACAAGTATGCTGAACTCTGGAACTTCATCTGCACCATCACAAATGATAAACTtcggtggtggtggtggtggtgggcTAGCAGCAGCAGCAGCTAGCCCTCCGTCGTTAGGGGGATCGAGCGGGGAGTCGTCTGGTGAAAATGGAGATAGCCCTCTTAATAATAGGCATCCTGGAATGTTCAATAATTCTAGCCAGCCAATCCACAATATTCAGATGTACCAATTATGGGCAGGCCAAACACAGCAGTGA